The proteins below are encoded in one region of Oncorhynchus gorbuscha isolate QuinsamMale2020 ecotype Even-year linkage group LG01, OgorEven_v1.0, whole genome shotgun sequence:
- the LOC124015806 gene encoding C-X-C chemokine receptor type 4-like: MSSYYETIIFYNDNSSEESGDYDLSYEEPCNRVSGDDFQRIFLPTVYGIIFLLGIVGNGLVLIVMGYQKKVQTKTDKYRLHLSVADLLFVLTLPFWAVDAASSWYFGGFLCTTVHVIYTINLYSSVLILAFISMDRYLAVVHATNSQTTRTFLADRVIYVAVWLPAVILTLPDIVFATAQNRVSRTICQRIYPQETSFYWMAGFRFQHILVGFVLPGLVILTCYCIIIAKLSQGSKGQVLKRKALKTTVILVLCFFSCWLPYCVGIFVDTLMLLNVISHSCALEQSLQTWISITEALAYFHCCLNPILYAFLGVKFKKSARNALTVSSRSSHKILTKKRGPISSVSTESESSGALSS; encoded by the exons ATGTCTTCTTATTACGAG ACCATCATTTTTTACAACGACAACAGCTCGGAAGAATCAGGGGATTATGACTTGAGCTATGAGGAGCCGTGCAACAGAGTCAGTGGTGATGATTTTCAAAGGATCTTCTTACCGACAGTTTACGGAATAATATTCCTGTTAGGAATCGTCGGGAATGGACTGGTATTGATAGTGATGGGCTACCAGAAAAAGGTCCAAACGAAGACTGATAAATACAGGCTGCATCTCTCGGTGGCCGACCTCCTATTCGTCCTCACGCTACCTTTCTGGGCGGTGGATGCGGCCAGCAGTTGGTACTTTGGAGGTttcctctgtaccactgtgcATGTGATCTACACCATCAACCTGTATAGCAGCGTCCTCATTCTGGCCTTTATCAGTATGGACAGGTACCTGGCAGTGGTGCATGCCACCAATAGTCAAACCACCAGGACGTTTCTTGCAGACAGAGTGATCTATGTAGCTGTATGGCTACCTGCTGTGATTCTCACCTTGCCTGACATAGTGTTTGCCACAGCTCAGAATAGAGTCTCCAGAACCATCTGTCAACGCATCTACCCCCAGGAAACTAGCTTCTATTGGATGGCGGGGTTCCGTTTCCAGCACATTCTGGTAGGCTTTGTCCTTCCCGGGTTGGTCATCCTCACCTGCTACTGCATCATCATCGCCAAGCTGTCTCAGGGGTCCAAGGGTCAGGTGTTGAAGAGAAAGGCTCTCAAGACCACTGTCATCCTCGTCCTGTGCTTCTTCAGCTGCTGGCTGCCATACTGTGTGGGGATCTTCGTGGACACCCTGATGTTGCTCAATGTGATCTCCCATAGCTGTGCCCTGGAGCAGAGTCTGCAGACTTGGATCTCAATCACAGAGGCTCTGGCATACTTTCACTGTTGTCTCAACCCTATCCTTTATGCTTTCCTGGGTGTTAAATTTAAGAAATCTGCCCGGAATGCACTGACTGTCAGCAGTAGATCAAGTCATAAGATACTGACAAAAAAGAGAGGACCCATTTCATCTGTGTCTACTGAATCTGAGTCTTCAGGTGCCCTGTCCAGTTAA